A window from Calditrichota bacterium encodes these proteins:
- a CDS encoding DegT/DnrJ/EryC1/StrS aminotransferase family protein has product MHWCRRGTTAMAWACKAASLARPDVGSPEVILPATACSTLPAGVLLAGGRIRFADVNLNDALPDWTTIEHALTPNTVAVLFIHMFGNTAALDDLQRKLTSRGLVLIEDVAQAFGGHLPNGDPVGSAGDLVIHGFTDNKILESGGGALVVRRSDLLEPVLEAKEMLPKPKPMAREDYQRFDRSYQSFYSGLVELVRMAPGARPHRSYEDMIPHWGEWFLQGEPPGLRLDYERRRLDSEIAHRLMMAGVYEDRVGTSFGRPLSHPGISGNCWRWSMLLNEGLSQESVIAALRRRGIPSTDLYWPLDTLLGDGPECKVARELGRRVINLPVDRSATPELAVEVAKVLAAQV; this is encoded by the coding sequence ATTCACTGGTGTCGGAGAGGGACGACGGCGATGGCTTGGGCTTGCAAAGCGGCCTCCCTTGCGCGGCCGGATGTTGGGTCGCCGGAGGTTATTCTACCTGCAACCGCCTGTTCGACCTTGCCGGCCGGTGTTCTATTAGCCGGCGGTCGGATCCGCTTCGCCGATGTCAATCTTAACGACGCGTTACCTGACTGGACAACGATCGAGCACGCCCTCACTCCGAACACCGTGGCTGTGCTCTTCATCCACATGTTTGGGAACACTGCAGCACTCGATGACCTGCAGCGCAAACTGACAAGTCGGGGTTTGGTGCTGATAGAAGACGTCGCTCAAGCCTTCGGCGGGCATCTGCCGAACGGCGATCCGGTTGGGTCGGCGGGCGATCTGGTCATCCATGGCTTCACGGACAATAAAATCCTCGAGTCGGGTGGCGGCGCACTCGTTGTTAGAAGAAGCGACCTGTTAGAGCCGGTATTGGAAGCTAAAGAGATGCTTCCCAAACCGAAGCCAATGGCAAGAGAGGACTATCAACGTTTCGACCGGAGTTACCAATCGTTCTATTCAGGTCTGGTCGAACTGGTGCGAATGGCGCCGGGTGCCCGGCCGCACCGGTCTTATGAGGATATGATACCGCATTGGGGCGAATGGTTTCTGCAAGGCGAACCGCCGGGACTCCGGCTCGACTACGAAAGACGCAGACTGGATTCAGAAATTGCGCACCGGCTGATGATGGCCGGAGTTTATGAAGATCGGGTAGGAACTTCTTTTGGGAGACCGCTTTCGCACCCTGGGATAAGCGGCAATTGCTGGCGGTGGAGTATGTTGCTGAATGAGGGGTTGTCGCAGGAATCGGTTATTGCGGCGCTGCGGCGGCGTGGCATTCCCTCGACCGACCTCTACTGGCCGCTCGATACGTTGCTCGGGGATGGTCCGGAGTGCAAGGTGGCGAGGGAATTGGGGAGGAGGGTTATCAACCTTCCGGTCGATCGCAGCGCAACCCCCGAGTTGGCGGTCGAAGTGGCGAAAGTTCTTGCCGCACAGGTTTGA
- a CDS encoding DUF899 domain-containing protein encodes MEQEAIKTRQDEILKLELELMEKWQQVRAMKRELPPEPVDDATLRDHDGNPVRLSELFGASQDLILIHNMGRSCRWCTLWADGFTGFLPHLESRAAFVLVSPDEPEVQRDFARSRGWKIRMLSAAGTSFIRDLGFEPEPGHYQPGFSTLHKEPDGRIVRISWDYFGPGDPYCSVWHIFDLLKDGTGDWEPQYKYPVN; translated from the coding sequence ATGGAACAAGAGGCGATCAAGACCCGACAAGATGAAATCTTGAAACTCGAACTCGAGTTGATGGAGAAGTGGCAACAGGTGCGGGCAATGAAGCGGGAACTTCCGCCCGAGCCGGTTGACGATGCGACATTGCGCGACCACGACGGGAATCCGGTTCGGCTCTCGGAACTATTCGGCGCATCGCAGGACCTGATCCTGATCCACAATATGGGACGCAGTTGTCGGTGGTGCACACTCTGGGCTGACGGGTTTACCGGCTTTCTGCCGCACCTTGAGAGCCGCGCGGCATTTGTGCTCGTTTCACCGGACGAGCCGGAGGTGCAGAGGGACTTTGCCCGCTCCCGAGGCTGGAAAATCCGTATGCTCTCGGCAGCCGGAACGTCGTTCATCCGCGACCTCGGTTTTGAGCCGGAACCGGGGCACTATCAGCCGGGCTTTTCGACCCTTCATAAGGAACCTGACGGCCGAATCGTCCGCATCTCATGGGACTACTTCGGACCCGGGGATCCCTACTGCTCAGTCTGGCACATATTCGATTTGCTGAAGGACGGGACTGGCGACTGGGAACCTCAGTATAAGTATCCGGTTAATTAG
- the secG gene encoding preprotein translocase subunit SecG, which yields MVLILKVLLTSVHVLVSLVLIVSILLQASKGGGLASTFGGQAASVFGPRSAASALSTVTRYLAGVFLVLSFTLSMLAAGSFGPSSVTQRVLESSPASQLPSVEDLDLGAPSAPAPSDEAPVNPLEGSEGR from the coding sequence ATCGTGCTCATCCTTAAGGTTCTGCTGACCTCAGTTCACGTCCTGGTCAGCCTGGTGTTGATCGTATCGATTTTGCTGCAGGCTTCCAAAGGCGGCGGCCTTGCTTCGACCTTTGGCGGTCAGGCGGCGTCGGTCTTTGGTCCGCGCAGCGCAGCCAGCGCGCTATCCACCGTGACTCGATACCTGGCCGGGGTCTTTCTGGTCCTATCGTTTACCCTTTCGATGCTGGCTGCAGGCAGTTTCGGTCCCTCCAGCGTTACGCAAAGGGTGCTGGAGTCGTCGCCGGCTTCGCAATTGCCGTCGGTCGAAGACCTTGATTTGGGAGCGCCTTCCGCGCCTGCTCCTTCGGATGAGGCACCGGTCAACCCGCTGGAGGGATCGGAGGGGCGTTAG